Proteins encoded within one genomic window of Longimicrobium sp.:
- the rsfS gene encoding ribosome silencing factor, translating to MSITPVSPASLDLPKEVARVVELLFDRKALEVTLLDLRGISTATDWFVIASGTSDTHVAAIADSVVDEMKKEGVRPLNVEGAREARWILVDYFDFVVHVFHPAAREYYRLDRLWGDAPTHVLEPQAAG from the coding sequence ATGAGCATCACCCCCGTGTCTCCCGCGTCGCTGGACCTGCCGAAGGAAGTGGCGCGCGTGGTGGAGCTGCTGTTCGACCGCAAGGCGCTGGAGGTCACGCTGCTGGACCTGCGCGGCATCTCCACCGCCACCGACTGGTTCGTGATCGCCAGCGGCACCTCCGACACGCACGTGGCGGCCATCGCCGACTCGGTGGTCGACGAGATGAAGAAGGAGGGCGTCCGCCCGCTGAACGTGGAGGGCGCGCGGGAGGCCCGCTGGATCCTGGTCGACTACTTCGACTTCGTGGTCCACGTCTTCCACCCCGCCGCCCGCGAGTACTACCGCCTGGACCGCCTCTGGGGCGACGCGCCCACGCACGTCCTGGAGCCGCAGGCCGCGGGCTGA
- the rplI gene encoding 50S ribosomal protein L9, with translation MQVILRERLENLGEPGEIVEVKPGYARNYLIPKGLAYEATDANRRRLEAERARVAAREAETLSDAQLHARKIEGVSLTFTARAGQEGKLFGSITSADIAEKLAAQGIQVDRRQIELEEPIKTLGVTSVPIRLHPQVKPEIKVWVIAEE, from the coding sequence ATGCAGGTCATCCTCAGGGAGCGCCTGGAGAACCTCGGCGAGCCCGGCGAGATCGTCGAAGTCAAGCCGGGCTACGCCCGCAACTACCTGATCCCCAAGGGGCTGGCGTACGAGGCCACCGACGCCAACCGGCGCCGCCTGGAGGCCGAGCGCGCCCGCGTGGCCGCCCGCGAGGCGGAGACGCTGTCCGACGCGCAGCTGCACGCCCGCAAGATCGAGGGCGTGTCGCTCACCTTCACGGCCCGCGCGGGCCAGGAAGGCAAGCTGTTCGGCTCGATCACCTCGGCCGACATCGCCGAGAAGCTGGCCGCGCAGGGGATCCAGGTGGACCGCCGCCAGATCGAGCTGGAGGAGCCGATCAAGACCCTCGGCGTCACCAGCGTCCCCATCCGCCTGCACCCGCAGGTGAAGCCGGAGATCAAGGTCTGGGTGATCGCGGAGGAGTAG
- the rpsR gene encoding 30S ribosomal protein S18: MRPSRKACPICESGARTIDYKDERTLQRFITERGKILPRRISGMCARHQRQAGTAIKRARYLALLPYIAGFEQ; the protein is encoded by the coding sequence ATGCGTCCATCGCGCAAGGCGTGCCCCATCTGCGAGTCCGGGGCGCGCACCATCGACTACAAGGACGAGCGCACGCTGCAGCGCTTCATCACGGAGCGCGGCAAGATCCTCCCGCGGCGGATCAGCGGGATGTGCGCGCGGCACCAGCGCCAGGCCGGCACCGCCATCAAGCGGGCCCGCTACCTGGCCCTGCTGCCGTACATCGCCGGCTTCGAGCAGTAA
- the rpsF gene encoding 30S ribosomal protein S6 — protein MRDYEVVYIFHPSLDEGKVNEKLDRFHGLLTGGRGGEITAVDHWGKRQLAYPIEDQNSGYYVVAHFASPAEALPEFERILKLDEELLRYLVVVNEGDLATTPVPPQPKRSEEDEEEPVGPGAVVEEE, from the coding sequence TTGCGGGACTACGAGGTCGTGTACATCTTCCACCCGTCGCTCGACGAGGGGAAGGTGAACGAGAAGCTCGACCGCTTCCACGGTCTCTTGACCGGGGGGCGCGGCGGCGAGATCACCGCCGTCGACCACTGGGGGAAGCGCCAGCTGGCCTACCCCATCGAGGACCAGAACAGCGGCTACTACGTGGTGGCGCACTTCGCCTCCCCGGCCGAGGCGCTCCCCGAGTTCGAGCGCATCCTGAAGCTCGACGAGGAGCTGCTGCGCTACCTGGTCGTCGTCAACGAGGGCGACCTCGCCACCACTCCCGTCCCGCCGCAGCCCAAGCGCAGCGAGGAGGACGAGGAGGAGCCCGTCGGCCCCGGCGCCGTCGTCGAGGAGGAGTAA
- a CDS encoding IPT/TIG domain-containing protein yields MLFHNRGRLGALARLTVLLCLPVAAAACSDRATLPEIKVPEGSLAVLECRASVAGASLECGDPSQAGGARLDRQTVGQQGKYVRLVSSRVSYADGVFSFDVTVQNLANLPMGTGDGSTRHDDGVRVLFSSGPTVTAGNGTITVLNASGTDAFTASEQPYFQYGGRVGGVDQDELGPDGVLAPGEVSAARTWRLGMPAGVEAFSFLVFVSTETPPGTLSSAAPQVTGVSPLPLVPGRTATLTGTSFDPASASVTIGGAAAPVVGGDAGSLQVTVPCVLSGNVAVSVTSGGMRGAAVTHPLQVPRHTLAVGQTAIVTDSARVGCNELAPSGTDSRYLVAVYNTHDWSYSSAGIEFSGDAVGVASTAQRAPAPRPSVAAPSFAPISGAAQRSLEELAQQGDDPHLRVLEATRREFERLRNRFPSDARLRASRNAVPAGVTPPPPTRVMKMLDLSSGWCGDFLTVNATRVYYSGKLAIYEDDETPTEFKAANNAKMREYYQRIGDEYNADMEPIIRTHFGDPIRRDAMTDNNGVLVALFTPKLNNTGVAGFVSPCDYFPEDEYNKATNFGEYFYARLPTFNGTGYWGVYSPDTWYWNMRSTFIHETKHVASLAARRVYNSAWEWPWLEEGTARHAEELWARNVVYNVPWKGNTGYGGPDALGSVYCDVRPDWQPCSATDPRRPSVNMWRHFQMLYQGFMTTPHVNSAFGRTNDESPGLSSAFYATAWSLVRYTIDRYAASDAAFLTALTNTQDYHLENLAKRAGVSIDQLLGEWALAMYADDRFGLTNRDLDFPTWNLPSMWAGLKKDFGWPYMLDSPLVPHQLAFGPVAPVEVPNLHAGAVKYFEFTGTHTQPQLLRVRGIAGDTLQNRVRIAVARLQ; encoded by the coding sequence GTGCTGTTTCACAACCGCGGGCGCCTCGGCGCGCTCGCCCGGCTGACCGTCCTGCTGTGCCTTCCCGTCGCCGCGGCCGCCTGCAGCGACCGCGCGACTCTTCCCGAGATCAAGGTCCCCGAGGGATCGCTGGCTGTGCTGGAGTGCCGGGCCAGCGTGGCCGGCGCCTCCCTGGAGTGCGGCGACCCGAGCCAGGCCGGCGGCGCCCGGCTGGACCGCCAGACGGTGGGGCAGCAGGGGAAGTACGTCCGCCTGGTCAGCTCGCGGGTGAGCTACGCCGACGGCGTCTTCTCGTTCGACGTCACGGTCCAGAACCTGGCCAACCTGCCGATGGGCACCGGCGACGGGAGCACGCGCCACGACGACGGGGTGCGGGTGCTGTTCTCGTCGGGCCCCACCGTCACCGCGGGGAACGGGACCATCACCGTGCTCAACGCCAGCGGGACGGACGCCTTCACCGCCTCGGAGCAGCCCTACTTCCAGTACGGCGGCAGGGTCGGCGGGGTGGACCAGGACGAGCTGGGCCCCGACGGCGTGCTCGCCCCCGGCGAGGTTTCGGCCGCCAGGACCTGGCGGCTGGGAATGCCGGCCGGGGTGGAGGCGTTCAGCTTCCTGGTGTTCGTCTCCACCGAGACGCCCCCGGGCACCCTGTCGTCCGCGGCGCCGCAGGTCACCGGGGTGAGCCCGCTGCCGCTGGTGCCGGGGCGCACGGCCACCCTCACCGGGACCAGCTTCGACCCGGCCTCCGCGTCCGTCACCATCGGCGGCGCCGCGGCCCCGGTGGTCGGCGGCGACGCCGGCAGCCTGCAGGTCACCGTGCCCTGCGTCCTCTCGGGGAACGTGGCGGTCTCCGTGACCTCCGGCGGGATGCGGGGCGCGGCGGTCACGCACCCCCTCCAGGTGCCGCGGCACACGCTGGCGGTCGGCCAGACGGCGATCGTCACCGACTCGGCGCGGGTGGGCTGCAACGAGCTCGCCCCGAGCGGCACCGACAGCCGCTATCTGGTGGCCGTCTACAACACCCACGACTGGTCGTACAGCTCGGCGGGGATCGAGTTCTCCGGCGACGCCGTGGGCGTGGCGTCCACCGCGCAGCGCGCCCCGGCCCCGCGGCCCAGCGTGGCCGCGCCGTCGTTCGCGCCGATCTCCGGCGCCGCCCAGCGCTCGCTCGAGGAGCTGGCGCAGCAGGGCGACGATCCGCACCTGCGCGTCCTGGAGGCGACCCGCCGCGAGTTCGAGCGGCTGCGGAACCGGTTCCCGAGCGACGCGCGCCTGCGCGCGAGCCGCAACGCCGTCCCGGCCGGGGTCACGCCGCCGCCGCCCACCCGGGTCATGAAGATGCTCGACCTCAGCAGCGGCTGGTGCGGCGATTTCCTCACCGTGAACGCCACCCGCGTCTACTACTCGGGGAAGCTGGCCATCTACGAGGACGACGAGACGCCGACCGAGTTCAAGGCGGCCAACAACGCGAAGATGCGGGAGTACTACCAGCGCATCGGCGACGAGTACAACGCCGACATGGAGCCGATCATCCGCACGCACTTCGGCGACCCGATCCGGCGCGACGCCATGACCGACAACAACGGCGTGCTGGTGGCCCTCTTCACCCCGAAGCTGAACAACACCGGCGTGGCCGGCTTCGTGTCGCCGTGCGACTACTTCCCGGAGGACGAGTACAACAAGGCCACCAACTTCGGCGAGTACTTCTACGCGCGCCTGCCGACGTTCAACGGCACCGGCTACTGGGGCGTCTACAGCCCCGACACCTGGTACTGGAACATGCGCTCGACCTTCATCCACGAGACCAAGCACGTGGCGTCGCTCGCCGCGCGCAGGGTGTACAACTCCGCCTGGGAGTGGCCGTGGCTGGAGGAGGGCACCGCGCGCCACGCGGAGGAGCTCTGGGCGCGCAACGTCGTCTACAACGTGCCGTGGAAGGGCAACACCGGCTACGGCGGCCCGGACGCCCTGGGGAGCGTGTACTGCGACGTCCGGCCGGACTGGCAGCCGTGCAGCGCGACCGATCCGAGGCGGCCGTCGGTCAACATGTGGAGGCACTTCCAGATGCTCTACCAGGGCTTCATGACCACGCCCCACGTGAACTCGGCCTTCGGCCGCACCAACGACGAGAGCCCCGGCCTCAGCTCGGCGTTCTACGCCACGGCGTGGTCGCTGGTGCGCTACACGATCGACCGCTACGCCGCCTCCGACGCCGCCTTCCTGACGGCGCTGACCAACACCCAGGACTACCACCTGGAGAACCTGGCGAAGCGCGCGGGCGTCTCGATCGACCAGCTCCTGGGGGAGTGGGCGCTGGCGATGTACGCCGACGACCGCTTCGGCCTGACGAACCGGGACCTCGACTTCCCCACCTGGAACCTCCCGAGCATGTGGGCCGGGCTCAAGAAGGACTTCGGGTGGCCGTACATGCTCGACTCCCCGCTGGTCCCGCACCAGCTCGCCTTCGGGCCGGTCGCCCCGGTGGAGGTCCCGAATCTCCACGCGGGTGCGGTGAAGTACTTCGAGTTCACCGGCACTCACACGCAGCCGCAGCTGCTGCGGGTGCGGGGCATCGCGGGCGACACGCTCCAGAACAGGGTGCG